The following is a genomic window from Spirosoma foliorum.
AGCATAATGGCTGCCTGGTCGGTGCCCGAACCGAAAGGAAGCCATTTAGGCACCTGAATACCCTGAACAAAATTGTACTCTTTTGGCTTGTTGCCAAAGTCTCGAATCATATTGGCTGTCAGTTTCTGAATAGCCGTCTGCATACGCCCCGCCAGAGTCGCATCCGCTTTTTGGTAGTACGGATAAGCTTCGCTTAAAAGCCATAAGGCGCGCCAAGACCAAAAATTTGCTTGGGCCACACTCGTCTGAAACGTCTTGTTGATGGTTCTATCGGGCCAGAGGAAATTATAAAAATACCCGTTGTCGGCTTGTAATTGCAGAACGAACTCTGTCATTGTCCGCAATTTGGTCTGCGTGTCTTTATTGGTTGCCAGATCAGGTTCACGTAACATCAGCAGGGCTGCCCGCGCTACGTCGTCGATACAGGTAAATCCTTCGTCGGTATCCGTCACGAGGTGATAATCCGGCGCTTCGCTGTAGATCGCTACCGTTCCAACGTCGGCTCCATTCGAAGCTAGTTTAACCGTCTGATACAGTCGATCCAGATGCGATAGATTAACGTAGCGCGTGGTCGGCGTAGTGGTCTGGGCAACAGGCTGCTCTTTCTTACACGAAAAGGCGATGAGTAAGATTTGTAGTGTAAGAAGTTTAAAAAAAACAGGACGAATCATAACGTTTCAGTTCTAGTATTTCCTGGTCGCGCAAAGACAGGAAAGAAGTTTAATCTTTTAAGCCCGAAGACGCCATGCTTCGGATGAAGTGTTTTTGGAAAAACAGGTACAAAATCACAATCGGAATAGCCAGCATAACAGCAGCTGCAATCTTCACACCCAGTTGGCCTTCAGCCCGACCACCAACGGAAAATAGCGTTACCAGTTGCGGCATCGTCATCCTCGATTCATCCCGAATAACGATCAATGGCCATAGAGCCTCGTTCCATAAGCCCATAAATGTCAGGATGGTAATGGTGAGCACTGTTGGCAGAATATTTGGGATCAGTATCTGAAAAATAATCCGCATCTCATTGGCTCCATCCATTCGGGCTGCATCAATCAACGCTTGTGGTAAACTCTGAAATGCCTGCCGAAATAACAGGATCGACAAGGAACTAAGCGCAAAGGGAACAATCAGTGCCAGATACGTATCGACCCAGCCTAACCGAACCATGGTGATGTAATTCGGAATCAGTGTGATCTGAAAC
Proteins encoded in this region:
- a CDS encoding carbohydrate ABC transporter permease — encoded protein: MLQTTIKYILLILAAVSFIYPFIWMVSASLSSENGLGDLTLLPVGFTWSNYVTVFTKIPLDRAFLNSSFVALLTTGLVLVSGAMVGYALAKLDFVGRNWIFYLIIFTMTLPFQITLIPNYITMVRLGWVDTYLALIVPFALSSLSILLFRQAFQSLPQALIDAARMDGANEMRIIFQILIPNILPTVLTITILTFMGLWNEALWPLIVIRDESRMTMPQLVTLFSVGGRAEGQLGVKIAAAVMLAIPIVILYLFFQKHFIRSMASSGLKD